In one Vulgatibacter incomptus genomic region, the following are encoded:
- a CDS encoding Na/Pi cotransporter family protein, protein MTIVLALFGALAVCLFGMKMMSESLQRVAGARLRDLLGRITSNRFKGVLTGMVVTSVIQSSTATTVMVVSFVSASLMTLTQAIGVIMGANIGTTLTGWIIATFGFKFKMAAVALPAAGVGLLLGYLRSQKAKEWGDALLGLGLLFLGIGLLKESIPPLEDPAQLDFLKSLAQHGFLSILLFVFVGCALTVIFHSSAATMALTLTMAAMGWISFEIAVAVVLGENIGTTATANLAAIGSSTEAKRAARVHLLFNVIGVIWSLALMNLYLLPIVDWLVPGDRHVDLLALHNDPKALAAASGVITLKLAAVHTVFNVTNTLLMLPFVKQLEKIVTRWVPSRGAGKSRLQYLTPMGIEAPELLLIQAGKEMQHMTEVVRSMFGDAMRILTNAGDKMGPLVQATIEKEDEVDDLEREISEILTRSTTSGTPPQTARKIAEMMENTHRLERIGDHCSVLVRIARRNLETGSRFVDADLEKLKGLGQLVDEALANLGSYVSGGVGAAAVSEEIEQRVDQTRRHLRADHIERMKITTEGVQANLAFLDAITHLEEVADRVVGIIRRSEQTRREAGERAFGEAPMAQPGTAA, encoded by the coding sequence TTGACCATCGTCCTCGCCCTCTTCGGCGCCCTGGCGGTCTGCCTCTTCGGCATGAAGATGATGTCGGAGTCGCTCCAGCGCGTCGCCGGGGCCCGCCTCCGCGATCTCCTCGGCCGGATCACTTCGAATCGCTTCAAGGGCGTGCTCACCGGCATGGTGGTCACGAGCGTGATCCAGTCGAGCACCGCGACCACGGTGATGGTCGTCAGCTTCGTCTCGGCGAGCCTGATGACGCTCACCCAGGCGATCGGCGTGATCATGGGTGCCAACATCGGCACCACGCTGACCGGCTGGATCATCGCGACCTTCGGTTTCAAGTTCAAGATGGCCGCGGTCGCGCTCCCGGCCGCCGGCGTCGGCCTCCTCCTGGGCTACCTCCGCTCGCAGAAGGCGAAGGAGTGGGGCGACGCGCTCCTCGGCCTCGGCCTGCTCTTCCTCGGGATCGGCCTCTTGAAGGAGTCGATCCCGCCCCTCGAGGATCCCGCGCAGCTCGACTTCCTCAAGAGTCTCGCCCAGCACGGCTTCCTCTCGATCCTCCTCTTCGTGTTTGTGGGCTGCGCCCTCACGGTGATCTTCCACTCGAGCGCCGCGACCATGGCCCTCACCCTGACCATGGCGGCGATGGGCTGGATCTCCTTCGAGATCGCCGTCGCCGTGGTGCTGGGCGAGAACATCGGGACCACGGCCACCGCCAACCTCGCGGCCATCGGCTCGTCCACCGAGGCGAAGCGCGCCGCGCGGGTCCACCTCTTGTTCAACGTGATCGGCGTTATCTGGTCGCTCGCGCTGATGAACCTCTACCTGCTCCCGATCGTGGACTGGCTGGTCCCCGGCGACCGTCACGTGGATCTGCTCGCCCTCCACAACGATCCGAAGGCCCTCGCGGCCGCGTCCGGCGTGATCACGCTCAAGCTCGCCGCGGTTCACACCGTGTTCAACGTGACGAACACGCTCTTGATGCTGCCCTTCGTGAAACAGCTCGAGAAGATCGTCACCCGCTGGGTCCCCAGCCGCGGAGCGGGCAAGAGCCGCCTCCAGTACCTGACGCCAATGGGCATCGAGGCGCCGGAGCTCCTGCTCATCCAGGCGGGCAAGGAGATGCAGCACATGACCGAGGTCGTGCGCAGCATGTTCGGCGACGCGATGCGGATCCTCACGAACGCCGGCGACAAGATGGGGCCGCTGGTCCAGGCGACGATCGAGAAGGAGGACGAGGTGGACGATCTGGAGCGGGAGATCTCCGAGATCCTCACCCGCTCGACCACCTCCGGCACGCCGCCCCAGACCGCCCGCAAGATCGCCGAGATGATGGAGAACACCCACCGCCTCGAGCGGATCGGGGATCACTGCTCCGTGCTCGTGCGGATCGCGCGTCGGAACCTCGAGACGGGCTCGCGCTTCGTCGACGCCGATCTGGAGAAGCTGAAGGGCCTGGGCCAGCTCGTGGACGAGGCCCTCGCGAACCTCGGGAGCTACGTGTCCGGCGGTGTCGGCGCCGCGGCCGTCTCGGAGGAGATCGAGCAGCGGGTCGACCAGACTCGCCGCCACCTGCGCGCGGATCACATCGAGCGCATGAAGATCACCACCGAGGGTGTGCAGGCGAACCTGGCCTTCCTCGACGCGATCACCCACCTCGAGGAGGTGGCGGATCGGGTCGTCGGGATCATCCGGCGCTCCGAGCAGACCCGCCGCGAGGCCGGCGAGCGCGCCTTCGGCGAGGCGCCCATGGCGCAGCCGGGTACCGCCGCCTAA
- a CDS encoding suppressor of fused domain protein, translating into MISVRSMDHAWTWCIGEIVRNYRQEIDFSFGTVLHFGQQISDESPMTSFLIFTSTLLDADEQRTALSEWTIKLSQLYPIYQQEAAVIDEVGVERFFWGLGIDFDDVRRPPVKWPQP; encoded by the coding sequence ATGATCTCCGTTCGTTCCATGGACCACGCATGGACATGGTGCATCGGGGAGATCGTGCGCAACTACCGCCAGGAAATCGATTTTTCGTTTGGTACGGTCCTCCATTTCGGGCAGCAGATTTCCGACGAAAGCCCGATGACGTCCTTTCTGATTTTCACAAGCACGCTTCTGGATGCAGACGAACAGCGGACTGCACTCTCTGAATGGACGATCAAGCTGTCGCAACTCTACCCGATCTACCAACAGGAGGCCGCAGTTATCGATGAGGTTGGTGTTGAGAGATTCTTCTGGGGGCTTGGCATTGATTTTGATGACGTCAGGCGGCCTCCGGTGAAGTGGCCTCAGCCCTGA
- a CDS encoding IS30 family transposase, whose translation MWARSKASRLTIDDHLELHRRFRNGDSLAVAAAAVGCSAKSVHRLLRKTGGVAPRAPTRSEARLSVVEREEVSRGIQAGESFRKIATKIGRAPSTVSREVRAAGGREAYRAHLAEKGARQRARRPKPFKLVENAGLRQAVEEGLRQRWSPQQIAARLKVDHPKAPELRVSHETIYSSLFVQARGALRKELATCLRTGRTRRHPGKRTDLRGKISDMVMISERPAEAEDRAVPGHWEGDLIIGKDSKSAIGTLVERKSRFVVLFPLPNGRTAEDVRKALAAEVRRLPECLRRSITWDQGKEMAQHTRFSVETNVSVYFCDPHSPWQRGSNENTNGLLRQYFPKGKDLSAYTRRELNTVAAQLNGRPRQTLDWRTPGEVFSTFVASTT comes from the coding sequence ATGTGGGCTCGTAGCAAGGCAAGTCGGCTGACCATCGACGATCACCTGGAGCTCCATCGCCGGTTCCGAAATGGCGATTCGCTAGCTGTCGCCGCGGCGGCGGTTGGGTGCTCGGCGAAATCGGTCCATCGCCTCCTCCGTAAGACAGGCGGCGTGGCCCCTCGGGCCCCCACGCGGTCGGAGGCAAGGCTCTCCGTGGTCGAACGCGAGGAGGTCTCACGCGGCATCCAAGCCGGCGAGTCGTTCCGAAAGATCGCCACGAAGATCGGGCGCGCGCCGTCGACGGTATCGCGCGAGGTCCGGGCGGCTGGGGGGCGTGAGGCGTACCGGGCGCACCTCGCTGAGAAAGGGGCGCGCCAGCGAGCCCGTCGGCCCAAGCCCTTCAAGCTCGTGGAGAACGCCGGGCTTCGCCAGGCGGTAGAGGAAGGCCTGCGCCAGCGGTGGTCGCCGCAGCAAATTGCTGCGAGGCTGAAGGTCGACCACCCCAAGGCCCCCGAGCTTCGCGTGTCACACGAGACCATCTACAGCTCCCTTTTCGTGCAGGCCCGCGGGGCTCTCCGGAAGGAACTCGCCACCTGCCTTCGGACGGGACGAACCCGGCGGCACCCGGGCAAGCGCACCGATCTCAGGGGCAAGATCAGCGACATGGTGATGATCAGCGAACGGCCGGCGGAAGCCGAAGACCGCGCGGTTCCTGGGCATTGGGAAGGCGATCTGATCATAGGGAAGGACAGCAAATCGGCGATCGGTACGCTGGTCGAGCGCAAGAGCCGTTTCGTGGTGCTGTTCCCCTTGCCTAACGGGAGGACCGCGGAGGATGTCCGCAAGGCGCTCGCCGCCGAAGTTCGGCGCCTCCCAGAGTGCCTCCGGCGCTCGATCACGTGGGACCAGGGGAAGGAGATGGCTCAGCACACTCGCTTCTCCGTTGAGACGAACGTCTCCGTCTACTTCTGCGACCCGCACAGCCCCTGGCAGCGAGGCAGCAACGAAAACACCAACGGGCTACTCCGCCAGTACTTCCCCAAGGGCAAGGACCTCAGTGCGTACACCCGACGAGAACTCAATACGGTGGCAGCTCAACTAAACGGACGCCCAAGACAGACGCTCGACTGGAGGACGCCGGGTGAGGTATTCAGCACATTCGTTGCGTCGACCACTTGA
- a CDS encoding sigma-54-dependent Fis family transcriptional regulator → MAELIFFRRGEELMRVLLDQHSMVIGRGASADIAIPHPEVSRRQALVERRDGRFVAIDLSGRGLRTASGTVDETPLSEGSELWLGDYRALFREAAGPTHGETRNDLVGEFTRDVGASRKLDEPVLLRVRSGGTERTVPLEGEVVVGKDPGCAVVLDDAFASGVHCRIVRDGGRILLHDLGSTNGTWVNGIRVGHAELTPGAWLRLGETEIGVEVAKGKEPAAFEGIVSEAACMREVFDLIERVAPSAAPVAIFGETGTGKELVASAIHARSERSKGPFIPVNCAAISRELIESELFGHEKGAFTGATNARKGAFEEASGGTIFLDEIGELSADLQAKLLRTLELGEIKRVGSSRPFRVDARVVAATHRDLRAMVRQGTFREDLYYRLAVIRVELPPLRRRPGDVGVLAERFAKAHAPRGAPPLLTPEALTRLEAHSWPGNVRELKNVLARALLLRRGPTIGPADLSFDVAGEHATSESVLAEDEDTYVALPGKTLSQIEMEATLKALRRHKGNRRAAARELDLARSTIQTRAKELGVPPPSSDPDD, encoded by the coding sequence ATGGCGGAGCTGATCTTCTTTCGCCGAGGCGAGGAGCTCATGCGGGTGCTCCTCGACCAGCATTCGATGGTGATCGGACGGGGGGCGAGCGCGGATATCGCGATCCCGCACCCCGAGGTCTCGAGGCGGCAAGCGCTGGTCGAGCGCCGCGACGGCCGCTTCGTCGCCATCGATCTCTCCGGCCGAGGCCTGCGAACGGCGTCCGGAACCGTCGACGAGACGCCGCTCTCCGAAGGCAGCGAGCTCTGGCTCGGCGACTACCGTGCGCTCTTCCGCGAAGCCGCGGGCCCGACGCACGGCGAGACCCGCAACGACCTCGTCGGCGAATTCACCAGGGACGTGGGCGCATCCCGAAAGCTGGACGAGCCGGTCCTCCTCCGGGTCCGCTCCGGCGGCACCGAGAGGACCGTGCCCCTCGAGGGCGAAGTGGTCGTCGGCAAGGATCCCGGCTGCGCCGTCGTCCTCGACGACGCCTTCGCGTCGGGCGTCCACTGCCGGATCGTCCGAGACGGCGGCCGAATCCTCCTGCACGACCTCGGCTCCACCAACGGCACCTGGGTGAACGGGATCCGCGTCGGCCACGCCGAGCTCACCCCCGGCGCCTGGCTACGCCTGGGCGAGACCGAGATCGGCGTCGAGGTGGCAAAGGGCAAGGAGCCCGCGGCATTCGAGGGGATCGTCTCCGAGGCCGCGTGCATGAGGGAGGTCTTCGACCTGATCGAGCGCGTGGCTCCCTCGGCGGCCCCGGTCGCGATCTTCGGCGAGACCGGCACGGGAAAGGAGCTCGTCGCCTCCGCCATCCACGCCAGGAGCGAGCGGTCCAAGGGCCCCTTCATCCCCGTGAACTGCGCAGCGATCTCGCGCGAGCTCATCGAGAGCGAGCTCTTCGGCCACGAGAAGGGCGCCTTCACCGGCGCCACCAACGCCCGCAAGGGCGCCTTCGAGGAGGCCTCGGGAGGGACGATCTTCCTCGACGAGATCGGCGAGCTCTCGGCCGACCTCCAGGCCAAGCTCCTGCGCACCCTCGAGCTCGGCGAGATCAAGCGGGTCGGATCCTCCCGGCCGTTCCGGGTCGACGCCCGGGTGGTGGCCGCCACCCACCGCGATCTGCGCGCCATGGTGCGGCAGGGCACGTTCCGTGAAGACCTCTATTACCGCCTCGCGGTGATCCGCGTGGAGCTCCCGCCCCTGCGCCGCCGCCCGGGGGACGTCGGCGTCTTGGCCGAGCGCTTCGCGAAGGCCCACGCGCCCAGGGGCGCCCCGCCGCTGCTCACGCCGGAGGCCCTGACCCGCCTCGAGGCCCACTCGTGGCCCGGAAACGTGCGCGAGCTCAAGAACGTCCTCGCCCGCGCCCTCCTGCTGCGCCGCGGCCCGACGATCGGCCCCGCCGACCTGAGCTTCGACGTCGCCGGCGAGCACGCGACGTCCGAGTCGGTCCTCGCCGAGGACGAGGACACCTATGTCGCCCTCCCGGGGAAGACCCTCTCCCAGATCGAGATGGAGGCGACACTCAAGGCCCTCCGGCGTCACAAGGGCAACCGCCGAGCGGCAGCCCGGGAGCTCGACCTAGCCCGCTCCACCATCCAGACGCGAGCCAAGGAGCTCGGCGTCCCGCCGCCCTCGTCCGATCCCGACGACTGA
- a CDS encoding DHA2 family efflux MFS transporter permease subunit, with protein MAKAATLAASPAIPRAQNKWMIAAAVAIGALLELVDTSIVNVALREIQSSLGATLTQVSWVVSSYAVANVIILPMTAWLGERFGKKPYFVFSLIAFTLSSVLCGLSTNLPTLIVARVLQGLGGGGLLAKAQAILFETFPKEEQAMAQGFFSAIVIAGPVLGPTLGGFIVTHVGWRWIFFINVPVGILAALMCLIYLPKDEPSERARGGIDWLAISFLAIGLGSLQTMLEEGQSDEWFDSPFIVALAIGAVLGLALFAIRVLRSDRPIVDLRVLRHRSLWAGSILSIVVGMALYGALFALPLFAQMIMGYDSQQTGLLMLPGALASAAAMPFVARLNRKVDPRILLTVGSLVLVAAVMMLSRLSPQTGADSLFWPLIVRSIGTSMMFLPLTLAAIGPIPKHEISKATGLFALTRQLGGSIGVALLTTILAQRNAFHRTVLVEKLGAGDPGVLERLGTLTGGLVAKGFDPETARQKALALLDGMVNQQASVLSFGDTFTLTAALILCTVPLVILLGKPSRGTAVSVDH; from the coding sequence ATGGCGAAGGCCGCCACCCTCGCCGCGTCGCCCGCGATCCCGCGGGCGCAGAACAAGTGGATGATCGCCGCGGCGGTCGCCATCGGCGCGCTGCTCGAGCTGGTCGACACCAGCATCGTCAACGTAGCGCTGCGCGAGATCCAGAGCTCCCTCGGCGCCACGCTCACGCAGGTGAGCTGGGTGGTGTCGAGCTACGCCGTCGCCAACGTGATCATCCTCCCGATGACCGCGTGGCTGGGCGAGCGCTTCGGCAAGAAGCCGTACTTCGTCTTCTCCCTGATCGCGTTCACCCTCTCCTCCGTCCTCTGCGGGCTCTCCACCAACCTCCCCACGCTGATCGTCGCCCGGGTGCTCCAGGGCCTCGGCGGCGGCGGCCTCCTGGCCAAGGCGCAGGCCATCCTCTTCGAGACCTTCCCGAAGGAGGAGCAGGCGATGGCGCAAGGCTTCTTCAGCGCGATCGTGATCGCCGGCCCGGTGCTCGGCCCCACCCTCGGCGGTTTCATCGTCACCCACGTCGGCTGGAGGTGGATCTTCTTCATCAACGTGCCGGTCGGGATCCTCGCGGCGCTCATGTGCCTGATCTACCTGCCCAAGGACGAGCCCTCCGAGCGCGCCAGAGGCGGCATCGACTGGCTCGCGATCTCCTTCCTCGCCATCGGCCTCGGCTCGCTCCAGACGATGCTCGAGGAGGGGCAGTCGGACGAGTGGTTCGACTCGCCGTTCATCGTGGCCCTGGCCATCGGCGCCGTCCTCGGCCTCGCCCTCTTCGCGATCCGGGTGCTGCGCTCCGACCGGCCGATCGTCGACCTCCGGGTGCTACGGCACCGCTCCCTCTGGGCGGGCAGCATCCTCTCGATCGTGGTGGGCATGGCCCTCTACGGCGCGCTCTTCGCCCTGCCCCTCTTCGCCCAGATGATCATGGGCTACGACTCGCAGCAGACCGGGCTCCTGATGCTTCCCGGCGCCCTGGCCTCTGCGGCGGCGATGCCATTCGTGGCCCGGCTGAACCGGAAGGTCGATCCCCGGATCCTCCTCACCGTCGGCTCCCTCGTCCTCGTCGCAGCGGTGATGATGCTCTCCCGCCTCAGCCCGCAGACCGGCGCCGACAGCCTCTTCTGGCCGCTGATCGTCCGCTCGATCGGCACCTCGATGATGTTCCTGCCGCTGACCCTCGCGGCGATCGGACCGATCCCCAAGCACGAGATCTCCAAGGCCACGGGCCTCTTCGCCCTCACCCGCCAGCTCGGCGGCAGCATCGGGGTCGCGCTCCTCACCACCATTCTCGCCCAGCGCAACGCCTTCCACCGCACGGTGCTGGTCGAGAAGCTGGGCGCAGGCGACCCCGGTGTGCTCGAGCGCCTCGGCACCCTGACCGGCGGCCTCGTCGCCAAGGGCTTCGATCCGGAGACCGCGCGGCAGAAGGCGCTGGCCCTCCTCGACGGTATGGTGAACCAGCAGGCGTCGGTGCTCTCCTTCGGAGATACCTTCACGCTCACCGCCGCCCTGATCCTCTGCACGGTGCCGCTCGTCATCCTGCTCGGCAAGCCGAGTCGCGGCACCGCGGTCTCCGTGGATCACTGA
- a CDS encoding DUF4926 domain-containing protein produces MTLQEYDVVRLRRPLFEHNLSAGALGTVVMVFQDPPAFEVEFCDKDGVTLALVTLKEPDLEKLHQ; encoded by the coding sequence ATGACCCTTCAGGAATATGACGTGGTTCGCCTACGACGGCCGTTGTTCGAACACAACCTTAGTGCAGGTGCGCTAGGGACAGTCGTAATGGTGTTCCAGGACCCACCTGCGTTCGAGGTTGAGTTCTGTGACAAGGACGGCGTGACGCTCGCGCTGGTGACGCTCAAGGAACCGGATCTGGAAAAGCTTCATCAATAG
- a CDS encoding TetR/AcrR family transcriptional regulator, with the protein MRGRSARVVQDVLQATIEVLGRQGYAALRVDEVAALAGVNKTTVYRRWPTKLELVSAAFHEIADRAIVAVDTGSLRSDLLAFFRARSEASSPARAAMIRLITTERANPEVAALARSRWEEHLGRVSALVERGVDRGELPAGTDAALVAEVIASASYVRFLQSGQKAEGPFLEAVIDLVLRGAVARPNREDGG; encoded by the coding sequence GTGCGGGGCCGTAGCGCGCGGGTGGTCCAGGACGTGCTGCAGGCGACCATCGAAGTGCTCGGCCGCCAGGGGTACGCCGCGTTGCGCGTCGACGAGGTCGCCGCCCTAGCCGGGGTGAACAAGACCACCGTCTACCGGCGGTGGCCGACCAAGCTCGAGCTGGTCTCTGCCGCCTTCCACGAGATCGCCGATCGGGCCATCGTGGCGGTCGACACAGGCTCGTTGCGCTCGGACCTCCTGGCGTTCTTTCGGGCCCGGTCGGAGGCCTCGTCGCCGGCGCGCGCCGCGATGATCCGGCTCATCACCACCGAGAGGGCCAACCCCGAGGTCGCGGCGCTGGCTCGCAGCCGGTGGGAGGAACACCTCGGTCGCGTCTCCGCCCTCGTCGAGCGGGGCGTCGACAGGGGCGAGCTCCCGGCGGGGACCGACGCGGCCCTGGTGGCGGAGGTCATCGCCTCGGCCAGCTACGTCCGCTTCCTGCAATCGGGGCAGAAGGCCGAGGGGCCGTTCCTGGAGGCCGTGATCGACCTGGTCCTGCGCGGTGCCGTCGCACGGCCGAATCGCGAGGATGGGGGCTGA
- a CDS encoding proline--tRNA ligase yields the protein MRLSRAFIPTLKEIPADAQVVSHQLLLRAGFIRQLGAGIYSYLPLAQRSLKKVERIVREEMDAIGAQEFFLPALHPAEIWKESGRWEVMGDNMFRLKDRKGGDYCLGMTHEEIFTSIARSEIRSYRELPQTWYQIQTKFRDEPRPKSGLLRVRQFTMKDSYSFDVDQAGLDVAFEKHRVAYHRVYSRCGLAFAAVDAHSGAMGGSKSTEFMVRTDAGEDNIAYCPSCDYAANVEKATSRVGLIADGPGLPAPEKFATPGVRTILDLEQPPYHVEAKRQLKTLVFVADGRTVIAVVRGDQEMHEAKLQTATGAQEIRPASVDEIVALLGARPGSLGAVGTSGKEVYLDTSLVGRKDMVTGANEDDHHLRGVDVDRDLAHARLADLRTVQASEGCPSCPGEIQVWKGLEVGHIFKLGTRYSESMGATVLGPDGKSTPIVMGSYGIGVERIMAAAIELHHDENGIVWPMSIAPYQVSLVALQMNDAAVVEAAEKLYAELGAAGIEVLFDDRDERAGVKFKDADLVGLPIRIAVGKKALAEGKVEWKLRRGGEVELVSVGEIAAKVRATVAELTPAAVEPRR from the coding sequence ATGCGACTGTCCCGAGCCTTCATCCCGACCCTCAAGGAGATCCCCGCCGACGCGCAGGTGGTCTCGCACCAGCTCCTCCTGCGCGCGGGCTTCATCCGCCAGCTCGGCGCGGGCATCTACTCCTACCTGCCGCTGGCCCAGCGCTCGCTGAAGAAGGTCGAGCGGATCGTCCGCGAGGAGATGGACGCCATCGGCGCCCAGGAGTTCTTCCTGCCTGCGCTGCACCCGGCGGAGATTTGGAAGGAGTCGGGCCGCTGGGAGGTCATGGGCGACAACATGTTCCGCCTCAAGGACCGCAAGGGCGGGGACTACTGCCTCGGGATGACCCACGAGGAGATCTTCACCTCCATCGCTCGGAGTGAGATCCGCTCGTACCGGGAGCTGCCCCAGACCTGGTACCAGATCCAGACGAAGTTCCGCGACGAGCCCCGGCCGAAGTCGGGCCTCCTGCGCGTGCGCCAGTTCACGATGAAGGACTCCTACTCCTTCGACGTGGACCAGGCCGGTCTCGACGTCGCCTTCGAGAAGCACCGGGTCGCCTACCACCGGGTCTACTCGCGGTGCGGCCTCGCCTTCGCCGCCGTGGACGCGCACTCCGGTGCGATGGGCGGCAGCAAGTCCACCGAGTTCATGGTCCGCACCGACGCGGGCGAGGACAACATCGCGTACTGCCCGAGCTGCGATTACGCGGCCAACGTCGAGAAGGCCACGAGCCGCGTGGGCCTGATCGCCGACGGGCCGGGGCTGCCCGCGCCGGAGAAGTTCGCGACCCCGGGCGTGCGCACGATCCTGGACCTCGAGCAGCCGCCGTATCACGTGGAGGCGAAGCGCCAGCTCAAGACGCTCGTCTTCGTGGCCGACGGCCGCACCGTGATCGCGGTGGTCCGCGGCGACCAGGAGATGCACGAGGCCAAGCTGCAGACCGCCACCGGCGCCCAGGAAATTCGGCCCGCCTCCGTCGACGAGATCGTCGCGCTGCTGGGCGCCCGCCCGGGCTCCCTCGGCGCCGTCGGCACGAGCGGCAAGGAGGTCTACCTCGACACCAGCCTCGTGGGCCGCAAGGACATGGTCACCGGCGCCAATGAGGACGACCACCACCTGCGCGGCGTCGACGTGGACCGCGACCTCGCCCACGCCCGGCTCGCGGATCTGCGCACCGTGCAGGCCTCGGAGGGCTGCCCCTCCTGCCCCGGCGAGATCCAGGTGTGGAAGGGCCTGGAGGTCGGGCACATCTTCAAGCTCGGCACCCGCTACTCGGAGTCGATGGGCGCCACGGTCCTCGGGCCGGACGGCAAGTCGACGCCGATCGTGATGGGCTCGTACGGCATCGGCGTGGAGCGGATCATGGCCGCGGCCATCGAGCTGCACCACGACGAGAACGGGATCGTCTGGCCGATGTCGATCGCGCCGTACCAGGTCTCCCTCGTGGCGCTCCAGATGAACGACGCGGCGGTGGTCGAGGCCGCGGAGAAGCTCTACGCCGAGCTCGGCGCCGCCGGGATCGAGGTCCTCTTCGACGACCGCGACGAGCGCGCCGGCGTGAAGTTCAAGGACGCCGACCTGGTGGGCCTGCCGATCCGGATCGCCGTGGGCAAGAAGGCCCTCGCCGAGGGCAAGGTGGAGTGGAAGCTGCGCCGCGGCGGCGAGGTCGAGCTGGTGTCCGTCGGCGAGATCGCGGCGAAGGTCCGCGCGACCGTCGCCGAGCTGACGCCTGCCGCGGTCGAGCCGCGCCGCTGA
- a CDS encoding HlyD family secretion protein: MSSALAIEPSPANGPSAVPPPPPRNKSKLRNLGFGAAVGLALVAALGWFLLHRGLESTDDAQVDADIVSVPARTSGVVVALHFVENQAVKAGDLLVELDPDPARARLAQAEATLEAAKATAAATEADERVVEAQATGGRSLAQASLQGARVGVAASRSQIAEGEAQIASATAARTRAESDLERARALFAKGALSKANVDRATTAFDTAAASLDQARAHLSSLQASAAQASSRTAEAAARLEQSRDVDSVVGQARARASTAHAQVAVAQAARDLAALELAYTRIVAPHDGVISKKTVAVGQMLSAGQPIGQLVDLDHVWVTANFKETQLSEMRPGQHAKVSVDAFPGVELTGAVESLAAVTGARVALLPPDNASGNFTKVVQRVPVRVRLDGVPSGLPLRPGMNVDLTVDTRG; this comes from the coding sequence ATGTCGTCCGCACTGGCCATCGAACCCTCGCCCGCGAACGGGCCGAGCGCAGTTCCCCCACCCCCTCCCCGCAACAAGAGCAAGCTCCGGAACCTCGGCTTCGGCGCTGCCGTCGGCCTCGCCCTGGTGGCGGCGCTCGGCTGGTTCCTGCTCCACCGGGGACTCGAGTCGACCGACGACGCCCAGGTCGACGCCGACATCGTCTCCGTCCCCGCCCGTACCTCCGGCGTGGTCGTCGCGCTGCACTTCGTCGAGAACCAGGCCGTGAAGGCGGGCGATCTCCTGGTGGAGCTCGACCCGGATCCGGCGCGGGCGCGCCTCGCCCAGGCCGAGGCGACCCTAGAGGCCGCCAAGGCGACCGCAGCGGCGACGGAGGCCGATGAGCGGGTGGTGGAGGCCCAAGCCACCGGCGGCCGCTCCCTCGCCCAGGCGAGCCTCCAGGGCGCCAGGGTGGGCGTCGCCGCCTCCAGGAGCCAGATCGCCGAGGGCGAGGCCCAGATCGCGTCGGCGACGGCAGCGCGCACGCGAGCGGAGTCCGACCTCGAGAGGGCCCGGGCGCTCTTCGCCAAGGGCGCCCTCTCGAAGGCCAACGTGGATCGCGCGACCACGGCCTTCGACACCGCGGCCGCCTCGCTCGATCAGGCCCGGGCGCACCTCTCCTCCCTGCAGGCATCGGCCGCCCAGGCCTCGAGCCGAACCGCAGAGGCTGCCGCCCGCCTCGAGCAATCCAGGGACGTGGACTCCGTCGTCGGCCAGGCCCGCGCCCGTGCGAGCACGGCCCACGCACAGGTCGCCGTGGCCCAGGCCGCCCGCGACCTCGCGGCGCTCGAGCTCGCGTACACCCGCATCGTCGCGCCCCACGACGGCGTGATCTCCAAGAAGACGGTGGCGGTGGGCCAGATGCTCTCCGCCGGCCAGCCCATCGGCCAGCTCGTCGACCTCGATCACGTCTGGGTCACGGCCAACTTCAAGGAGACCCAGCTCTCCGAGATGCGCCCGGGGCAGCACGCGAAGGTCTCCGTGGACGCCTTCCCCGGCGTCGAGCTCACGGGAGCGGTCGAGAGCCTGGCCGCCGTGACCGGCGCCCGCGTCGCGCTGCTGCCGCCCGACAACGCGTCCGGGAACTTCACCAAGGTGGTTCAGCGGGTTCCCGTCCGCGTCCGGCTCGACGGCGTGCCTTCCGGGCTTCCGCTGCGGCCCGGGATGAACGTCGACCTCACCGTGGATACCCGGGGGTAG